In a single window of the Luteitalea sp. genome:
- a CDS encoding MarR family transcriptional regulator, with translation MTKAKRTAAGDALTVLILDLFSLNNLMLTAGDRLVARLGLTSARWQILGAIVAADRPQPVAWLARNLGANRQNVQRIVHDLHRSGLVAFEANPHHRRAQLVVLTKKGSQTFDAAMRLQAPWINSLSDGLSVKDIETTHRVMRALRHKLKGNDQPAQRA, from the coding sequence ATGACGAAGGCCAAGCGGACGGCGGCCGGCGACGCACTGACGGTCCTTATCCTCGACCTATTCAGCCTGAACAACCTGATGCTGACTGCCGGCGATCGACTGGTGGCGCGGCTGGGGCTGACGAGCGCCCGCTGGCAGATCCTCGGCGCCATCGTCGCCGCCGACCGCCCACAGCCGGTCGCCTGGCTCGCCCGCAACCTGGGCGCCAACCGGCAGAACGTGCAGCGAATCGTCCACGACCTGCACAGAAGCGGCCTCGTTGCATTCGAGGCGAACCCGCATCACCGGCGGGCACAGCTCGTGGTTCTGACCAAGAAGGGAAGCCAGACGTTCGACGCCGCCATGCGCCTGCAGGCTCCTTGGATCAACAGCCTGTCGGACGGACTGTCGGTCAAGGACATAGAAACCACCCACCGCGTCATGAGGGCGCTCCGCCACAAGCTGAAGGGTAACGACCAGCCTGCACAGCGAGCATGA